Proteins from a genomic interval of Parafrankia irregularis:
- a CDS encoding ABC transporter ATP-binding protein — protein MPAEPESKQRLLATAGVSVHYGGVRANDEITLAVDAGEIVGLIGPNGAGKTTFVDAITGFTRYTGTVELGGTSLDDAGPHRRRRAGLARTWQAGELFGDLTVAENLIVAVEGGGVRGALTDVFGRRRRTDQAVWNALELVGLSELAEHRPDQLTLGQQKLVGVARAIVGATQILLLDEPAAGLDTEESVAFGGELRRLSASGLGVLLIDHDMTLVLDVCDRVYVMDFGRIIATGTPAEVSADERVVAAYLGSAVTS, from the coding sequence ATGCCCGCTGAACCCGAATCGAAGCAGCGCCTGCTCGCGACCGCGGGTGTCTCGGTCCACTACGGCGGCGTGCGGGCCAACGACGAGATCACACTCGCCGTGGACGCCGGGGAGATCGTCGGCCTCATCGGGCCGAACGGCGCCGGCAAGACGACCTTCGTCGACGCCATCACCGGCTTCACCCGGTACACGGGCACCGTCGAGCTGGGCGGCACCAGCCTGGATGACGCCGGCCCGCACCGGCGCCGCCGGGCCGGCCTGGCCCGTACCTGGCAGGCCGGGGAGCTCTTCGGCGATCTCACCGTCGCCGAGAACCTGATCGTCGCGGTCGAGGGTGGCGGTGTCCGCGGCGCGCTCACCGACGTGTTCGGCCGCCGTCGGCGCACCGACCAGGCGGTGTGGAACGCGCTGGAGCTGGTCGGGCTCTCGGAGCTGGCGGAGCACCGGCCCGACCAGCTCACGCTGGGCCAGCAGAAGCTGGTCGGGGTGGCCCGCGCGATCGTCGGAGCCACCCAGATCCTGCTGCTGGACGAACCGGCGGCGGGCCTGGACACCGAGGAGAGCGTGGCGTTCGGCGGCGAGCTGCGCCGGCTGTCCGCGAGCGGCCTCGGCGTGCTGCTCATCGACCACGACATGACCCTCGTTCTGGACGTCTGCGACCGCGTCTACGTCATGGACTTCGGCCGGATCATCGCGACGGGGACACCCGCCGAGGTCAGCGCCGACGAGCGCGTCGTGGCCGCCTACCTCGGGAGCGCGGTGACCTCATGA
- a CDS encoding ABC transporter ATP-binding protein: MTTPTPADTETSVETATATVTAAATATGTAAEPALVIENLIAGYRGVPAIRGVNLRVDPGNILALLGPNGAGKTTTLLAAAGLLTPLSGTVTALGAPVSGRVERTARAGVSLIPDDRGLFHRLTVTENLRLAGGRDELDQALERFPQLRPLLRRRCGLLSGGEQQSLAIARTLMRKPRVLLIDELSMGLSPIAIQAILPTLRQLADETNLAIVLVEQHIDQALSIADSAVVLHHGSVALSGPAAALREDRQQIQRAYFGR; this comes from the coding sequence ATGACCACCCCTACCCCGGCCGACACCGAGACCTCGGTGGAGACCGCGACCGCAACCGTGACAGCAGCGGCCACAGCCACCGGCACGGCAGCCGAGCCGGCGCTGGTGATCGAGAACCTCATTGCCGGCTACCGCGGCGTGCCCGCCATCCGCGGGGTGAACCTGCGGGTCGACCCGGGCAACATCCTGGCGCTGCTCGGCCCGAACGGCGCCGGCAAGACGACCACCCTGCTCGCCGCCGCCGGCCTGCTGACCCCGCTGAGCGGCACCGTCACCGCGCTCGGGGCCCCTGTCAGCGGCCGGGTCGAACGGACCGCGCGGGCCGGTGTCAGCCTGATCCCCGACGACCGGGGCCTGTTCCACCGCCTGACCGTGACCGAGAACCTCCGTCTCGCCGGCGGCCGCGACGAGCTGGACCAGGCGCTCGAGCGGTTCCCGCAGCTGCGGCCGCTGCTCAGGCGCCGGTGCGGCCTGCTGTCGGGCGGTGAGCAGCAGAGCCTGGCGATCGCGCGCACGCTCATGCGCAAGCCCCGGGTGCTGCTCATCGACGAGCTGAGCATGGGTCTCTCCCCGATCGCGATCCAGGCGATCCTGCCCACGCTGCGCCAGCTCGCCGACGAGACGAACCTGGCGATCGTGCTGGTCGAGCAGCACATCGACCAGGCGCTGTCGATCGCGGACAGCGCGGTGGTCCTCCACCACGGGTCGGTCGCCCTGAGCGGCCCGGCGGCGGCGCTGCGCGAGGACCGTCAACAGATCCAGCGCGCCTACTTCGGCCGCTGA
- a CDS encoding GMC family oxidoreductase N-terminal domain-containing protein yields the protein MTLRPRQRAALAAICDTFAPGDGAGLPSASALGAVDIAEAVAAGLPRAAGRRQLATLLSVWDTRLGGLLLGAGPRRFSTLDPAARQDVLLRLGESPAEQKRVLFQALRMLATSSYYFAPGPTGSSPAWEAIGYPGPLGPRDGAPRPPLAPLAPTADTTLDCDVVVVGSGAGGGTAAGVLAGAGLDVVVLERGGYYDDADFDGGELSGLSRMYAAGPATTAEGQVALVAGSCLGGGTVVNWSTSLPTPPRIRAEWAGLGAKQFDEDEFTQALDAVNQRLSVNTDHSIPSARDAVLERGLTALGWHVDALPRNVTGCDMAVECGRCGLGCRLGAKQSVTKTWLADAQAHGARLVVNVDVRRIDVRGGRAVGVEGVTSDGHAVKVRARAVVAAAGAIQTPALLRRSGLSNPNIGRYLRLHPATAVWGVFDEPIRPWEGGMQTRYSLEHGDLDGDGYGVIYETGPGNPGALQGFMNWRGGGAHLAAMKDLAHTAGVGVITRDRDPGEVRVGRDGEPVPHYRLSAHDTAHVKAGIEGAARILEAAGARRIYSAHQAGPSYEPGRRGSHGEFVAACHNAGYGPGECSIAALHIMGTARMGDAPDMSATNPDGCIWELPNVVVADASCFPTSPGVNPMVSIEAIAYMNARRLAARLA from the coding sequence ATGACACTGAGACCCAGACAGCGCGCAGCGCTCGCCGCCATCTGCGACACGTTCGCGCCCGGCGACGGCGCGGGCCTCCCGTCGGCCAGCGCCCTCGGTGCGGTCGACATCGCCGAGGCGGTGGCGGCAGGCCTGCCCCGGGCCGCGGGCCGTCGGCAGCTCGCGACGCTGCTGTCGGTGTGGGACACCCGCCTCGGTGGCCTCCTGCTCGGCGCGGGGCCGAGGCGGTTCTCCACCCTCGACCCCGCCGCCCGGCAGGACGTCCTGCTGCGGCTGGGGGAGTCGCCGGCGGAGCAGAAGCGGGTGCTGTTCCAGGCCCTGCGGATGCTCGCCACCTCGTCGTACTACTTCGCTCCGGGGCCGACCGGTTCGTCGCCGGCGTGGGAGGCGATCGGCTACCCCGGCCCGCTGGGCCCGCGCGACGGTGCCCCGCGCCCCCCGCTGGCGCCGCTGGCGCCCACCGCGGACACCACCCTCGACTGTGACGTGGTGGTCGTCGGGTCGGGCGCGGGCGGCGGCACCGCGGCCGGGGTGCTCGCCGGTGCCGGCCTCGACGTCGTCGTCCTCGAACGCGGCGGGTACTACGACGACGCGGATTTCGACGGCGGTGAGCTGTCGGGCCTGAGCCGGATGTACGCGGCGGGGCCGGCGACGACGGCGGAGGGCCAGGTCGCCCTGGTCGCGGGTTCCTGCCTGGGCGGGGGAACGGTCGTCAACTGGTCCACGTCGCTGCCGACCCCGCCGCGCATCCGTGCCGAATGGGCGGGGCTGGGCGCCAAGCAGTTCGACGAGGACGAGTTCACGCAGGCGCTGGACGCGGTGAACCAGCGGCTGTCGGTCAACACCGACCACAGCATCCCCTCGGCGCGGGACGCGGTGCTCGAACGCGGGCTCACCGCGCTCGGCTGGCACGTCGACGCGCTGCCGCGCAACGTCACCGGCTGTGACATGGCCGTCGAATGCGGGCGGTGTGGCCTCGGCTGTCGCCTCGGTGCCAAGCAGTCGGTCACGAAGACCTGGCTCGCGGACGCGCAGGCGCACGGTGCCCGCCTGGTCGTCAACGTCGACGTCCGCCGTATCGACGTGCGGGGCGGCCGCGCCGTCGGTGTCGAGGGCGTCACCTCGGACGGCCACGCGGTGAAGGTGCGGGCCCGGGCGGTCGTCGCCGCCGCCGGCGCCATCCAGACACCGGCGCTGCTGCGCCGGTCGGGCCTGTCCAACCCGAACATCGGCCGGTACCTGCGGCTGCACCCGGCGACCGCCGTCTGGGGCGTGTTCGACGAGCCGATCCGCCCCTGGGAGGGCGGTATGCAGACGCGCTACTCCCTGGAGCATGGCGACCTCGACGGCGACGGGTACGGCGTGATCTACGAGACGGGCCCGGGTAACCCGGGCGCCCTGCAGGGCTTCATGAACTGGCGGGGCGGCGGGGCACACCTCGCCGCGATGAAGGACCTCGCGCACACCGCGGGAGTCGGCGTCATCACCCGTGACCGCGATCCCGGTGAGGTCCGGGTCGGGCGGGACGGTGAACCCGTGCCGCACTATCGGCTTTCGGCCCACGACACCGCGCACGTGAAGGCGGGAATCGAGGGCGCCGCCCGCATTCTGGAGGCCGCGGGAGCACGCCGGATATACTCGGCTCATCAGGCCGGTCCATCCTATGAACCGGGCCGGCGCGGATCACACGGTGAATTCGTTGCCGCCTGCCACAATGCGGGTTATGGTCCGGGTGAATGCTCGATCGCGGCGTTGCACATCATGGGTACGGCGCGAATGGGTGACGCCCCGGACATGAGCGCGACCAACCCGGATGGCTGCATCTGGGAGCTGCCGAATGTCGTGGTGGCGGATGCGTCCTGTTTTCCCACCTCGCCTGGAGTGAATCCCATGGTCTCCATCGAGGCGATCGCCTACATGAATGCCCGACGACTGGCCGCCAGGCTTGCGTGA
- a CDS encoding AMP-dependent synthetase/ligase — protein sequence MTDIALQRAAIDAEIEGLTLVGVLERTVRERGTEPAYSDRRLAEGADDGRGWRTVTWAELVDRARELAAGFLDAGLAPGEAVAVMASNRIEHVVADIATVLAGGIPVSVYNTLSPEQVAYVAGHVEPRIVVLETADHAARWSAVLAEKSTVSQVIAFGTAFDALTASDADAEAAADAAAADADDARSVAVAADVRVVTWDQAAADGAMALTRRDAELAIRGEAIKPDDPITILYTSGTTGRPKGVVLTHRNIWFEAAVSARKAHLDGPGISVSYLPFAHIAERILGLYIPQLQGGHVHLIDDPAALAPALAEIRPTRFFGVPRVWEKIRAGIGAKLAAEPNAAKREAVAQALAIGQAYVESTQTGRTTPPELRARFEAVDGPILRPLRAALGLDRIEWASSAAAPMPVEIARFLAGLGLSVYDVYGMTETTASATAGGPDAFRLGTVGTAQDGIEVRIADDGEILVRGPITTPGYHKEPTATAELIDPDGWVHTGDVGELDADGFLRVVDRKKDIIITSSGKNIAPSNIENALKESPLIGQALVVGEGRPYLVAILTLDGETAPIIARRLGVEGTTVAELAVDPAILDAVAAVVAATNARLSRPEQIKAYELLTEEWTIGGEQLTPTLKLKRKVVISRYEDVIADLYQSGRMA from the coding sequence ATGACCGACATCGCGTTACAGCGCGCAGCGATCGACGCCGAGATCGAAGGCCTGACCCTCGTCGGGGTCCTCGAACGCACGGTGCGCGAGCGCGGCACCGAGCCCGCCTACTCCGACCGGCGCCTCGCCGAGGGGGCGGATGACGGCCGCGGCTGGCGGACCGTCACCTGGGCCGAGCTGGTCGACCGTGCCCGTGAGCTGGCCGCGGGCTTCCTGGACGCGGGCCTCGCACCCGGCGAGGCGGTGGCCGTCATGGCCTCCAACCGGATCGAGCACGTCGTGGCGGACATCGCCACCGTGCTCGCCGGCGGCATCCCCGTGTCGGTCTACAACACGCTCTCGCCCGAACAGGTCGCCTACGTCGCCGGGCATGTCGAGCCGCGGATCGTCGTGCTCGAGACCGCCGACCACGCCGCTCGCTGGTCCGCGGTGCTCGCGGAGAAGTCCACGGTGAGCCAGGTCATCGCGTTCGGCACCGCCTTCGACGCACTGACCGCGAGCGACGCCGACGCCGAGGCCGCCGCCGATGCCGCCGCCGCGGACGCCGACGACGCCAGGTCCGTGGCGGTGGCCGCCGACGTGCGGGTCGTCACCTGGGACCAGGCGGCGGCCGACGGTGCGATGGCGCTGACGCGCCGAGACGCGGAGCTGGCGATCCGAGGCGAGGCCATCAAGCCGGACGACCCGATCACGATCCTGTACACGTCCGGTACGACGGGCCGGCCCAAGGGCGTCGTCCTCACCCATCGCAACATCTGGTTCGAGGCGGCCGTCTCGGCCCGCAAGGCGCACCTGGACGGGCCGGGCATCTCGGTGTCCTACCTGCCTTTCGCGCACATCGCCGAACGAATCCTCGGCCTGTACATCCCGCAGCTGCAGGGCGGTCACGTCCACCTCATCGACGATCCGGCGGCGCTCGCCCCCGCCCTCGCCGAGATCCGTCCCACCCGTTTCTTCGGGGTTCCGCGGGTCTGGGAGAAGATCCGAGCGGGGATCGGGGCGAAGCTCGCGGCCGAGCCGAACGCGGCGAAGCGCGAGGCCGTCGCGCAGGCCCTCGCCATCGGGCAGGCCTATGTCGAGTCCACGCAGACGGGCCGGACGACGCCGCCGGAGCTGCGGGCGCGGTTCGAGGCGGTCGACGGGCCGATCCTGCGGCCGTTGCGCGCCGCCCTCGGCCTCGACCGGATCGAGTGGGCGTCCAGTGCCGCCGCGCCGATGCCGGTGGAGATCGCCCGGTTCCTGGCCGGCCTGGGCCTGAGCGTCTACGACGTGTACGGCATGACCGAGACGACCGCCTCGGCGACGGCCGGCGGCCCGGACGCGTTCCGGCTCGGCACTGTCGGCACCGCCCAGGACGGCATCGAGGTACGCATCGCCGACGACGGCGAGATCCTGGTACGCGGGCCGATCACGACACCCGGCTACCACAAGGAGCCCACGGCGACCGCCGAGCTGATCGACCCCGACGGCTGGGTGCACACCGGGGACGTGGGCGAGCTCGACGCGGACGGCTTCCTGCGGGTGGTCGACCGCAAGAAGGACATCATCATCACCTCGTCGGGCAAGAACATCGCCCCGTCCAACATCGAGAACGCGCTCAAGGAGAGCCCGCTGATCGGGCAGGCGCTGGTGGTCGGTGAAGGCCGCCCGTACCTCGTGGCGATCCTGACCCTCGACGGCGAGACGGCGCCGATCATCGCGCGGCGGCTCGGCGTCGAGGGAACGACGGTGGCCGAGCTCGCGGTCGACCCGGCGATCCTGGACGCGGTCGCCGCGGTCGTCGCGGCGACGAACGCGCGGCTGTCACGGCCCGAGCAGATCAAGGCCTACGAGCTGCTCACCGAGGAGTGGACCATCGGCGGCGAGCAGCTCACACCCACGCTGAAGCTGAAGCGCAAGGTCGTGATCAGCCGATACGAGGACGTCATCGCCGACCTCTACCAGAGCGGGCGCATGGCATGA
- a CDS encoding DUF4334 domain-containing protein produces the protein MTDLSQTDPAERTDPAARTELVRRWTALRQSAGPIEPTELDDLWAALAPVDAGGILGQWRGFAFPTGHRMGRLLVRSRWYGKRFVALDDAVPLLCVGPDGELFSDVESGKGLASLWNVEFRGEVTATMVYDGMAVLDHFKKVDDRTLMGIMNGRPGLVLDNGRHFYFGLERD, from the coding sequence ATGACCGATCTTTCCCAGACCGACCCGGCGGAGCGGACCGACCCCGCTGCGCGGACCGAACTGGTCCGGCGCTGGACGGCGCTGCGGCAGTCCGCCGGGCCGATCGAGCCCACCGAGCTGGACGACCTGTGGGCCGCGCTCGCCCCCGTCGACGCGGGCGGCATCCTGGGCCAGTGGCGTGGCTTCGCCTTCCCCACCGGGCATCGGATGGGCAGGCTGCTGGTCCGCAGCCGCTGGTACGGCAAGCGGTTCGTCGCCCTGGACGACGCGGTGCCGCTGCTGTGCGTCGGCCCGGACGGCGAGCTGTTCTCCGACGTCGAGTCCGGCAAGGGCCTGGCGAGCCTGTGGAACGTGGAGTTCCGTGGCGAGGTGACAGCGACGATGGTCTACGACGGAATGGCCGTTCTCGACCATTTCAAGAAGGTCGACGACCGCACCCTGATGGGCATCATGAACGGCAGGCCAGGCCTGGTGCTGGACAACGGCCGGCATTTCTATTTCGGGTTGGAACGGGACTGA
- a CDS encoding acyl-CoA dehydrogenase family protein yields MSGVYATRRPLYEDEHEEFRSTVRAFVDKYARPNAERWQAEGKVDRWLFQEAGNAGVLGFNIPEEYGGGGTKDFRFNAIVAEELGRNPVSDGMAGVGLSNDIVIPYFIDLTNDEQKARWLPGIAKGDLIVAVAMTEPGTGSDLAGIRTSAVRDGDHYIVNGSKTFISNGQNADLVVTAVRTSDDPHKGLSLMVIEADSPGFGRGRNLEKIGLHAQDTSELFFSDVRVPAENLLGAEGSGFLGLMKNLPQERLSIAAGAIAATEGVLERTLSYVTDRKAFGQPIGTFQNTRFQLAEMVTAARVSRIYIDDLITRHTAGEVTAVEAAAAKFWTTEQLVDIVGRCLQLHGGYGYMLEYRIAQDYLDSRITTIYGGTTEIMKEIVGRDLGL; encoded by the coding sequence ATGAGTGGCGTCTACGCGACCCGTCGCCCCCTGTACGAGGACGAGCACGAGGAGTTCCGCTCCACTGTCCGTGCTTTTGTCGACAAGTACGCCAGGCCGAACGCCGAGCGCTGGCAGGCGGAGGGCAAGGTCGACCGCTGGCTGTTCCAGGAGGCCGGGAACGCGGGCGTCCTCGGGTTCAACATCCCGGAGGAGTACGGCGGCGGCGGGACAAAGGACTTCCGCTTCAACGCGATCGTCGCCGAGGAGCTCGGCCGCAACCCGGTCTCCGACGGCATGGCCGGAGTCGGCCTGTCCAACGACATCGTCATCCCGTACTTCATCGACCTCACCAACGACGAGCAGAAGGCCCGCTGGCTGCCCGGCATCGCGAAGGGCGACCTGATCGTCGCCGTCGCCATGACCGAGCCGGGCACCGGCAGCGACCTCGCCGGCATCCGCACCAGCGCGGTGCGCGACGGCGACCACTACATCGTCAACGGCAGCAAGACGTTCATCTCGAACGGGCAGAACGCCGACCTGGTCGTCACGGCGGTGCGTACCAGCGATGACCCGCACAAGGGCCTGAGCCTGATGGTCATCGAGGCGGACAGCCCCGGCTTCGGGCGGGGGCGCAACCTGGAGAAGATCGGCCTGCACGCGCAGGACACCAGCGAGCTGTTCTTCAGCGACGTGCGGGTGCCGGCGGAGAACCTGCTCGGCGCGGAGGGCAGCGGTTTCCTCGGGCTGATGAAGAACCTCCCGCAGGAACGCCTCTCGATCGCGGCCGGTGCCATCGCGGCGACCGAGGGCGTGCTCGAGCGCACGCTGTCCTACGTCACCGACCGCAAGGCGTTCGGCCAGCCCATCGGCACCTTCCAGAACACCCGGTTCCAGCTCGCGGAGATGGTGACCGCGGCCCGGGTCAGCCGTATCTACATCGACGACCTGATCACCCGGCACACGGCCGGCGAGGTGACCGCGGTGGAGGCCGCCGCCGCGAAGTTCTGGACCACCGAGCAGCTCGTCGACATCGTCGGGCGCTGCCTGCAGCTGCACGGCGGCTACGGCTACATGCTCGAGTACCGCATCGCGCAGGACTACCTCGACTCGCGCATCACCACCATCTACGGCGGCACGACGGAGATCATGAAGGAGATCGTCGGCCGCGACCTCGGTCTGTGA
- a CDS encoding acetyl-CoA C-acetyltransferase → MSEAFIYDAVRTPRGKNRGGALHGTKPVDLVVGLIQALLERNPGLDPTQIDDIVLGVVSPVGEQGGDIARTAVLVSGLPEVVAGVQVNRFCASGLEAVNLAAQKVGSGFESLVLAGGVESMSRVPLGSDGGAYVQDPTTAYDSYFVPQGVSADLIATLEGFTREDVDAFAVRSQERADAAWREGRFARSIVPVTDLNGVLLLDTDEHRRAGTTVESLGKLRPSFAALGDQAGFDAVALQKYHQLERIEHVHHAGNSSGIVDGASLVVIGDAAVGERLGLTPRARIVATAVTGSEPTIMLTGPTPATEKVLVKAGLTVDDIDLFELNEAFAAVVLKWQRDLKIPAEKVNVNGGAIALGHPLGATGAMILGTVLDELERTGGRRGLATLCVGAGMGIATVIERV, encoded by the coding sequence GTGTCCGAGGCGTTCATCTACGATGCCGTGCGCACCCCCCGCGGAAAGAACCGCGGCGGGGCGCTGCACGGCACCAAGCCGGTCGACCTCGTGGTGGGCCTGATCCAGGCGCTGCTCGAGCGCAACCCCGGCCTGGACCCCACCCAGATCGACGACATCGTCCTCGGCGTCGTCTCCCCGGTCGGCGAGCAGGGCGGCGACATCGCCCGCACCGCGGTGCTGGTCTCGGGCCTGCCCGAGGTCGTCGCCGGCGTACAGGTCAACCGGTTCTGCGCGTCCGGCCTGGAGGCGGTCAACCTGGCGGCGCAGAAGGTCGGCTCCGGCTTCGAGAGCCTGGTGCTCGCCGGCGGCGTCGAGTCGATGTCGCGGGTGCCGCTGGGATCCGACGGCGGTGCCTACGTGCAGGACCCGACCACGGCGTACGACTCGTACTTCGTCCCGCAGGGTGTCAGCGCCGACCTCATCGCGACCCTGGAGGGCTTCACCCGCGAGGACGTCGACGCGTTCGCCGTCCGCTCCCAGGAACGCGCCGACGCCGCCTGGCGTGAGGGGCGTTTCGCCCGGTCGATCGTTCCCGTCACCGACCTCAACGGCGTGCTCCTGCTCGACACCGACGAGCACCGCCGGGCCGGCACCACCGTCGAGAGCCTCGGCAAGCTCAGGCCGTCCTTCGCCGCCCTCGGCGACCAGGCCGGCTTCGACGCGGTCGCGCTGCAGAAATACCACCAGCTCGAGCGGATCGAGCATGTGCACCACGCGGGCAACAGCTCCGGCATCGTCGACGGCGCGTCGCTGGTCGTCATCGGTGACGCGGCGGTCGGTGAGCGCCTGGGTCTGACCCCGCGCGCCCGCATCGTCGCGACGGCCGTCACCGGCTCCGAGCCGACGATCATGCTCACCGGGCCGACCCCGGCGACCGAGAAGGTGCTCGTCAAGGCCGGCCTCACCGTCGACGACATCGACCTGTTCGAGCTCAACGAGGCCTTCGCCGCCGTCGTCCTGAAGTGGCAGCGGGACCTCAAGATCCCGGCCGAGAAGGTCAACGTCAACGGCGGCGCCATCGCGCTCGGCCATCCCCTCGGCGCGACCGGCGCCATGATCCTCGGCACCGTGCTCGACGAGCTCGAACGCACCGGCGGCCGCCGGGGCCTGGCGACGCTGTGCGTCGGCGCGGGCATGGGCATCGCCACCGTCATCGAGCGCGTCTAA